In Aureibaculum algae, the following are encoded in one genomic region:
- a CDS encoding head GIN domain-containing protein, translating into MKKLIILLAITAFSIPSNAQWKKIKGNGNVTTTTRTVSEYDKIGISGSFDIKLVAGKEGKLTIVAEDNLLEYLITEVEGENLKIKWKKGINIKTKEKIVITIPFKDIEEVALTGSGDVISNDIINADNFKAALSGSGDFQLKLKVNMLKSAISGSGDMNLSGVAKNFDCAISGSGDVEAEMLVTDIATVRIAGSGDVSIHVKEELDAKVSGSGDIRYKGNPKKNSTKVSGSGSVRSI; encoded by the coding sequence ATGAAGAAATTAATCATCTTATTAGCAATTACAGCATTTAGTATTCCTTCAAATGCTCAATGGAAAAAAATAAAAGGTAATGGCAATGTAACTACAACTACTAGAACTGTTTCAGAATATGATAAAATCGGTATTTCAGGTTCATTTGATATTAAACTCGTAGCTGGTAAAGAAGGTAAACTTACAATTGTTGCCGAAGACAATTTATTGGAATATTTAATTACAGAAGTGGAAGGTGAAAATTTAAAAATTAAATGGAAAAAAGGAATTAATATTAAAACAAAAGAAAAAATAGTAATTACTATTCCTTTTAAAGATATTGAAGAAGTTGCTTTGACTGGTTCGGGAGATGTTATTTCTAATGATATTATCAATGCTGATAATTTTAAAGCTGCTCTTTCTGGATCAGGTGATTTTCAATTAAAACTTAAGGTAAATATGCTTAAATCTGCCATATCAGGATCAGGAGATATGAATTTAAGTGGAGTCGCTAAAAATTTTGATTGTGCTATTTCTGGTTCAGGAGATGTGGAGGCAGAAATGTTAGTTACAGATATTGCCACAGTTCGTATTGCAGGTTCAGGTGATGTATCAATACATGTAAAAGAGGAACTTGATGCCAAAGTTTCAGGATCTGGTGATATCCGTTATAAAGGGAATCCTAAAAAAAATAGTACTAAAGTAAGTGGATCAGGGAGTGTAAGATCTATTTAG